A genome region from Pseudoalteromonas tetraodonis includes the following:
- a CDS encoding endonuclease, whose amino-acid sequence MIRFILALLACCACFSAMGEQFTRFSSAKKHLINTLPENAKSIYCGCDIKKQGKKLVPDPTHCGYVPRNTLTRSGKVNQRALRIEWEHIVPAWEFGHQLQCWQDGGRKNCRKVSAKFRMMEADINNLAPAIGEINADRSNYRFGMLAQNATQYGRCEVKVNFKQRVVEPPVHARKRIADAYAYMQKTYGLKISAKQQKLFNAWQQQAYAANTNSKKL is encoded by the coding sequence ATGATTCGGTTTATTTTAGCTTTGTTGGCTTGCTGTGCTTGTTTTTCAGCAATGGGCGAACAATTTACGCGGTTTTCGAGTGCCAAAAAGCACTTAATTAATACCCTTCCCGAAAACGCTAAAAGTATTTATTGTGGTTGCGATATAAAAAAACAAGGCAAAAAGTTGGTACCCGACCCTACCCATTGTGGCTACGTGCCTCGCAACACACTAACCCGCTCAGGCAAAGTAAATCAACGTGCCCTGCGAATTGAATGGGAACATATTGTCCCTGCATGGGAATTTGGTCACCAGTTACAATGTTGGCAAGATGGTGGGCGTAAAAACTGCCGCAAAGTTAGCGCTAAGTTTCGCATGATGGAAGCCGATATAAACAATTTAGCCCCTGCAATTGGTGAAATTAACGCCGATCGCTCAAACTACCGCTTTGGCATGTTAGCCCAAAACGCGACGCAATATGGTCGCTGTGAGGTTAAAGTTAATTTTAAACAACGTGTTGTTGAACCGCCTGTTCATGCACGTAAACGCATTGCCGATGCGTACGCTTACATGCAAAAAACGTATGGTTTAAAAATTTCAGCTAAACAACAAAAGCTATTTAATGCTTGGCAACAACAAGCTTATGCTGCTAACACAAATAGTAAAAAGCTGTAA
- a CDS encoding DUF2909 family protein: MIIKIIIVLLLLFILFNLFRALLIMVSGKTNGRPMSHFLGRRVLFSVVVLVMVIAALKLGFIKANQSPLITKAHTQIQTNTAKQHQQNASTKLQLERQSAYL, translated from the coding sequence GTGATTATTAAAATTATTATTGTTCTACTGTTATTATTTATATTATTTAATTTATTTCGTGCTTTATTAATTATGGTGTCAGGGAAAACCAATGGACGCCCTATGTCTCACTTTTTAGGGCGTCGGGTGTTATTTTCTGTTGTGGTATTAGTGATGGTGATTGCCGCACTAAAACTTGGTTTTATTAAGGCAAATCAGTCTCCCTTAATCACTAAAGCACATACACAAATACAAACAAACACAGCCAAACAACATCAACAAAATGCCAGTACCAAGCTGCAGCTTGAAAGGCAAAGTGCTTATCTTTAG
- the lexA gene encoding transcriptional repressor LexA: MRPLTKRQAQILELIKVFIKDTGMPPTRAEIAQTLGFKSANAAEEHLKALAKKGVIKMKPGASRGIQLVEEEEPEQLGLPLIGRVAAGEPILAQQHVESHCKIDPLMFKPAADFLLRVNGMSMKDIGIMDGDLLAVHKTQVAENGQVIVARVDDDVTVKRLEKAGRKVLLHAENDEFSAIEVDLENESFNIEGLAVGVIRNADWM, from the coding sequence ATGCGACCATTAACGAAACGCCAAGCGCAAATACTCGAACTCATTAAAGTGTTTATTAAAGACACTGGTATGCCTCCTACACGTGCCGAAATTGCACAAACACTGGGTTTTAAAAGTGCGAATGCTGCAGAAGAACACTTAAAAGCACTGGCCAAAAAAGGTGTTATTAAAATGAAGCCAGGCGCGAGTCGGGGCATTCAGCTTGTTGAAGAAGAGGAGCCAGAGCAGTTGGGCTTGCCTTTAATTGGCAGGGTTGCTGCCGGTGAGCCAATATTGGCGCAACAGCATGTAGAAAGCCACTGTAAAATTGACCCTTTAATGTTTAAACCTGCGGCCGATTTTTTATTGCGTGTTAACGGTATGAGTATGAAAGACATTGGTATTATGGATGGTGATTTACTTGCTGTGCATAAAACCCAAGTTGCCGAAAATGGACAAGTTATTGTTGCCCGTGTTGACGACGATGTAACCGTGAAGCGTTTAGAAAAAGCGGGCAGAAAAGTACTCTTACATGCTGAAAATGATGAGTTTTCAGCTATTGAGGTCGATTTAGAAAATGAGTCGTTCAATATTGAAGGCTTAGCGGTAGGTGTTATTCGTAACGCTGACTGGATGTAG
- a CDS encoding COX15/CtaA family protein, whose protein sequence is MYKNYKNLVLATSLFALIVVALGAYTRLSDAGLGCPDWPGCYGFLTVPKHEAEIAQAIQSYPDMIFEKAKAWKEMIHRYFAGTLGVLILVLFILAFLKRQYPTTPVRLPMILLLLVIFQAALGMWTVTMNLQPLIVMGHLLGGFSILALLTLLYLRLTSQPITGGDASAKPHFKLSLVALTVLILQIALGGWLAANYAAPHCNGLPLCSYAQPFSFSSVFQLPLEHSNYEFGVLSQQARMSIHLLHRIWALVTCIVLALVMWRIYSHAYSQKIKSCTVSVLVALFCQIALGLAVVHFHFPLGVALAHNLMAAILLLTMVRLCYYLKVRT, encoded by the coding sequence ATGTATAAAAACTATAAAAATTTGGTATTAGCAACGAGTTTATTCGCATTAATTGTGGTGGCTCTGGGCGCATACACGCGTTTAAGTGACGCAGGGCTTGGTTGTCCCGATTGGCCTGGTTGTTATGGCTTTTTAACCGTGCCTAAACACGAAGCAGAGATTGCACAAGCGATTCAAAGTTATCCCGATATGATATTTGAAAAAGCAAAAGCATGGAAAGAAATGATCCATCGCTACTTTGCAGGCACGCTTGGGGTATTAATTTTAGTGTTGTTTATTTTAGCTTTTCTAAAGCGTCAGTACCCAACCACGCCTGTAAGGTTGCCTATGATATTGCTGCTGCTTGTTATTTTTCAGGCCGCATTAGGTATGTGGACGGTTACTATGAACCTACAGCCGCTTATAGTTATGGGGCATTTGCTCGGAGGATTTAGTATTTTAGCGTTATTAACGCTATTGTATTTGCGTCTGACCAGCCAACCTATTACGGGTGGTGATGCGAGCGCAAAACCTCACTTTAAATTAAGCCTCGTGGCATTAACGGTACTGATTTTACAAATCGCCCTTGGTGGTTGGTTAGCGGCTAATTATGCGGCTCCACATTGTAATGGCTTACCGCTGTGTAGTTACGCTCAGCCTTTTTCATTCAGTAGTGTCTTTCAGCTCCCCCTTGAGCACAGTAATTATGAATTTGGTGTGTTGTCGCAACAGGCGCGTATGTCTATTCATTTACTGCATCGAATATGGGCCTTAGTTACTTGCATTGTTTTAGCCTTGGTGATGTGGCGTATATACAGTCATGCCTATTCGCAAAAAATTAAAAGCTGTACGGTGAGTGTGTTAGTGGCGTTATTCTGCCAGATAGCTTTAGGGTTAGCCGTGGTGCATTTTCATTTTCCGTTAGGCGTGGCACTGGCGCATAACTTAATGGCTGCCATACTGTTATTAACTATGGTTAGGTTATGTTATTACCTAAAAGTACGTACTTAG
- a CDS encoding cytochrome c oxidase assembly protein yields the protein MTHLPLLKKLVVICIAMFAFAFAMVPLYDVFCDITGLNGKPSLEQAQQSTLVTENREVSVSFTTHAQSGAPFEVKSKEYSVDVKPGAMREVKFSAKNNSNEDKVMQAIPSVAPGKAAKYLHKIACFCFDQQPLKAGEELEFTLLFYVDTELPSDVEELTLSYTVFDISERLVASNN from the coding sequence ATGACTCACTTGCCGTTATTAAAAAAGCTGGTGGTGATTTGCATTGCAATGTTTGCATTTGCATTTGCCATGGTCCCTTTGTATGACGTGTTTTGCGATATAACGGGGCTTAATGGTAAGCCCTCGTTAGAGCAGGCACAGCAAAGTACCTTGGTCACTGAAAATAGAGAAGTCAGCGTTAGTTTCACTACGCATGCGCAAAGTGGTGCGCCTTTTGAAGTTAAATCTAAAGAGTACAGTGTAGATGTAAAGCCTGGGGCTATGCGTGAAGTTAAGTTTAGCGCTAAAAATAACAGTAATGAAGATAAAGTAATGCAGGCTATACCGTCGGTAGCACCAGGAAAAGCGGCCAAGTATTTACACAAAATAGCGTGTTTTTGCTTTGATCAGCAACCGTTAAAGGCAGGTGAAGAGCTGGAGTTTACATTATTGTTTTATGTAGATACTGAATTACCCAGTGATGTAGAAGAGTTAACCCTATCTTATACCGTATTTGATATTAGCGAGCGGCTAGTAGCCAGTAATAACTAG
- the ctaD gene encoding cytochrome c oxidase subunit I has translation MSSIAEQPNTNEAHHAHQPATGFKRWLFTTNHKDIGSLYLIFSLTMFLIGGAMAMVIRAELFQPGLQLVDPHFFNQMTTVHGLIMVFGAVMPAFTGLANWMIPLMIGAPDMALPRMNNWSFWILPFAFLILLASLFMPGGGPAFGWTFYAPLSTTYSNDNTAMFVFAVHIMGISSIMGAINVVVTIVNMRAPGMTWMKLPLFVWTWLITAFLLIAVMPVLAGAVTMVLTDKYFATSFFDAAGGGDPVMFQHIFWFFGHPEVYIMILPAFGIISTIVPTFSRKKLFGYASMVYATSSIALLSFIVWAHHMFTTGMPVAGELFFMYATMLISVPTGVKVFNWVATMWRGSISFEVPMLFSIAFIVLFTLGGFSGLMLAITPADFQYHDTYFVVAHFHYVLVTGAVFSIMAGAYYWLPKWTGNMFNITLAKWHFWLSLISVNVLFFPMHFVGLAGMPRRIPDYALQFADFNAIISIGGFAFGLSQLLFVVVVYKCAKGGDKVPAKVWDGAEGLEWEVDSPAPYHTFSTPPDIK, from the coding sequence ATGAGTAGCATTGCAGAACAACCTAATACCAATGAGGCTCATCATGCCCATCAACCTGCCACAGGCTTTAAGCGCTGGTTATTTACAACCAACCATAAAGATATAGGTAGCTTATATTTAATTTTTTCACTCACCATGTTTTTAATTGGTGGGGCAATGGCGATGGTTATTCGAGCTGAGTTATTTCAGCCGGGCCTACAACTGGTTGATCCTCACTTTTTTAATCAAATGACCACAGTGCATGGTTTAATAATGGTGTTTGGTGCGGTTATGCCAGCCTTTACCGGCTTGGCAAACTGGATGATCCCGCTAATGATTGGTGCGCCAGATATGGCCTTACCGAGAATGAATAACTGGAGCTTTTGGATTTTACCGTTTGCGTTTTTAATCCTATTAGCTTCATTATTTATGCCTGGTGGTGGCCCTGCATTTGGTTGGACCTTTTACGCGCCGCTTTCCACCACTTATAGTAACGACAACACAGCAATGTTTGTATTTGCTGTGCATATTATGGGTATTAGTTCGATTATGGGGGCCATTAATGTGGTGGTCACCATAGTAAATATGCGTGCTCCGGGTATGACGTGGATGAAGCTGCCGTTATTTGTGTGGACATGGTTGATCACGGCGTTTTTACTTATTGCAGTTATGCCGGTACTTGCTGGTGCAGTTACTATGGTGCTCACCGATAAATACTTCGCGACCAGTTTCTTTGATGCCGCTGGTGGTGGCGATCCGGTGATGTTCCAACATATTTTTTGGTTTTTTGGTCACCCTGAAGTTTATATTATGATTTTGCCTGCCTTTGGCATTATTTCTACGATTGTTCCCACCTTTTCACGTAAAAAACTATTTGGTTATGCCTCTATGGTGTATGCCACCTCCTCCATTGCCTTGTTGAGCTTTATTGTGTGGGCGCATCATATGTTTACCACTGGTATGCCCGTGGCGGGTGAGTTGTTTTTTATGTACGCGACTATGCTGATATCGGTACCTACCGGCGTAAAAGTATTTAACTGGGTAGCGACTATGTGGCGCGGGTCTATTAGCTTTGAAGTGCCAATGCTGTTTAGTATCGCATTTATTGTGTTGTTTACTTTAGGTGGTTTTTCGGGGTTGATGCTAGCGATTACACCTGCCGATTTCCAATATCATGATACCTATTTTGTGGTTGCACACTTTCATTATGTACTCGTAACGGGCGCGGTGTTTTCTATTATGGCGGGGGCTTATTATTGGCTGCCAAAATGGACCGGAAACATGTTCAATATTACCTTAGCAAAATGGCATTTTTGGTTGTCGTTAATAAGTGTAAATGTGCTGTTTTTCCCAATGCATTTTGTGGGGTTAGCCGGTATGCCACGCCGTATTCCAGATTATGCGCTACAGTTTGCTGATTTTAACGCCATTATTAGTATAGGTGGGTTTGCCTTTGGTTTATCGCAATTATTATTTGTGGTGGTTGTGTATAAATGTGCAAAAGGGGGCGACAAAGTGCCTGCAAAAGTTTGGGATGGAGCTGAGGGGCTTGAATGGGAAGTTGATTCACCTGCGCCTTATCATACGTTCTCAACGCCGCCGGACATTAAATAA
- a CDS encoding PaaI family thioesterase: MSIWHQPITLEFCKQLDQGITGQGTLMKTMGIEISEIGDDYLVATMPAIPEHHNPMGIVHGGANVVLAETVASYAANFVVDFNRFYCVGQEISASHLKASRNGTLTATARAYHIGKRSSVWDIKITNSRNELCCVSRMTAAVVERKG, translated from the coding sequence ATGAGTATTTGGCATCAACCGATTACATTAGAGTTTTGTAAGCAATTAGATCAAGGTATTACAGGCCAAGGGACACTCATGAAAACCATGGGAATAGAGATCAGTGAAATTGGTGATGACTACTTAGTGGCAACTATGCCGGCAATTCCAGAGCATCATAACCCTATGGGTATCGTTCATGGTGGTGCAAATGTGGTGCTTGCTGAAACAGTAGCAAGTTATGCCGCTAATTTTGTAGTTGATTTCAATCGGTTTTATTGTGTTGGCCAAGAGATCAGTGCAAGTCATTTAAAGGCATCACGCAATGGCACATTAACGGCCACAGCGAGAGCTTATCATATCGGCAAACGCAGCTCGGTTTGGGATATTAAAATAACCAATAGCCGCAATGAGCTTTGCTGCGTATCACGTATGACCGCAGCCGTAGTTGAGCGAAAAGGCTAG
- a CDS encoding SCO family protein produces MKQLWCGLVVFSVLFLSACSDKKNLQDLDALVYETAKPLSDFSLSDQQGKLVTKQQFLGQWNLVFLGYTSCPDICPMTLAKLNNAYKNLQAEYPLQVWFISVDPKRDIAQKRKEYIDYFNPDFLAVSGEHKDLFPFVRELGLIYAISDSNESDYAVDHSASVALVDGSGALRAIFKPEFKQGDVPLVNTTKLTAEFIEIAEYYKN; encoded by the coding sequence ATGAAGCAGTTATGGTGTGGTTTAGTTGTTTTTTCAGTACTCTTTTTATCGGCCTGTAGTGATAAAAAAAATTTACAAGATCTTGATGCGTTAGTTTATGAAACCGCAAAACCGTTATCTGACTTTTCGTTGAGTGATCAACAAGGGAAGTTAGTAACCAAACAGCAGTTTTTAGGCCAATGGAATTTAGTGTTTTTAGGTTACACAAGTTGCCCTGATATTTGCCCGATGACGCTAGCTAAGCTCAACAATGCCTATAAAAATTTGCAGGCTGAGTATCCACTACAAGTATGGTTTATATCTGTTGATCCTAAACGTGATATTGCTCAAAAACGTAAAGAGTACATAGATTACTTTAATCCAGATTTTTTAGCTGTATCAGGTGAACATAAAGACTTATTTCCATTTGTCCGCGAGCTTGGATTAATTTACGCAATTAGTGATAGTAATGAATCCGACTATGCAGTGGATCATAGTGCATCTGTTGCCCTTGTTGATGGCAGTGGCGCACTAAGAGCTATTTTTAAGCCTGAATTTAAACAAGGTGATGTGCCTTTGGTTAATACTACAAAATTAACCGCAGAATTTATTGAAATAGCCGAATACTACAAAAACTAG
- a CDS encoding cytochrome c oxidase subunit 3, whose product MNQKYEHYYVPEQSPWPIVGAVALFFIAVGAALTVMDMGKEGGNGVYLLYVGIAVLLYMLFSWFKNVIHESDQGLYSAQMDRSFRQGMSWFIFSEVMFFMAFFGALFYARMFSVPWLGGADNNAMTNEVLWPTFEAMWPLLNTPGGTSTQAMGWQGLPLINTLILLASSVTLHFAHVAMENNKRTPLKVCLGATILLGVCFLGLQVEEYIYAYNDLNLTLDAGIYGNTFFLLTGFHGMHVTLGTIILLVVFLRIMKGHFTKDKHFAFQAAAWYWHFVDVVWLCLFVFVYVL is encoded by the coding sequence ATGAATCAAAAATATGAACATTATTATGTACCAGAGCAAAGTCCATGGCCAATAGTTGGGGCAGTTGCGTTATTTTTTATTGCGGTAGGCGCAGCCTTAACCGTAATGGATATGGGCAAAGAGGGTGGTAATGGCGTTTACTTGTTATACGTAGGTATAGCTGTACTCCTTTACATGCTGTTTAGCTGGTTTAAAAATGTCATACACGAGTCTGATCAAGGGCTTTATTCTGCACAAATGGACCGTTCTTTTAGGCAAGGTATGAGCTGGTTTATTTTTTCAGAAGTGATGTTCTTCATGGCATTTTTTGGGGCGCTTTTTTATGCTCGCATGTTTTCTGTGCCTTGGCTTGGAGGTGCGGATAACAACGCCATGACAAATGAAGTATTGTGGCCGACGTTTGAAGCCATGTGGCCATTGCTAAATACCCCAGGAGGCACTTCGACCCAAGCGATGGGCTGGCAAGGGTTGCCGCTTATCAACACCCTTATTTTGCTGGCCTCGTCGGTAACTTTACATTTTGCCCATGTGGCGATGGAAAATAATAAACGTACCCCACTCAAAGTATGCTTGGGAGCGACCATTTTACTCGGAGTGTGCTTTTTAGGGCTGCAGGTAGAAGAGTATATATATGCTTATAACGATCTTAACTTAACCCTTGATGCGGGCATTTATGGCAATACCTTCTTTTTGTTAACCGGCTTTCACGGCATGCACGTCACCTTAGGAACAATTATTTTATTGGTGGTGTTTTTACGCATTATGAAAGGACATTTCACTAAAGATAAGCACTTTGCCTTTCAAGCTGCAGCTTGGTACTGGCATTTTGTTGATGTTGTTTGGCTGTGTTTGTTTGTATTTGTGTATGTGCTTTAG
- the cyoE gene encoding heme o synthase: MALTINKKAMQPVYSASLLTKSYHLIQDYLAISKFKVVAMLVLTAWVGLALAPDVGRGVGVQFISLLGIGLLSAAAAVINHVVDSEIDSKMARTRHRPVAKGRLSKLHALSFAAVIGVAGFIMLMLWANTLTAILTLFALVGYAFIYTSFLKRATPQNIVIGGLAGAMPPLLGWVSETNQMAAAPWLLVMIIFTWTPPHFWALAIARKSDYERAKIPMLPVTHGIDFCKTCVLAYSVLLAIVCVFPYLIGMSGLIYLSGACLLNIVFIYKAINLKFAAKEDTAMDLFRFSIIHLMILFIILFIDKWLVI, translated from the coding sequence ATGGCACTTACAATTAATAAAAAAGCAATGCAGCCCGTTTACAGCGCATCGTTATTGACTAAAAGTTACCACTTAATCCAAGATTATTTGGCAATAAGTAAATTTAAAGTAGTGGCTATGCTAGTGTTAACAGCATGGGTTGGCTTAGCACTAGCCCCTGATGTTGGCAGAGGTGTTGGGGTTCAGTTCATCAGTTTATTAGGGATTGGATTACTCTCTGCGGCCGCCGCAGTCATCAATCATGTGGTTGATAGCGAAATTGATAGCAAAATGGCACGCACCCGCCATCGCCCTGTTGCTAAAGGGCGTTTAAGTAAATTACATGCACTGAGCTTTGCTGCTGTGATTGGCGTTGCGGGCTTTATTATGCTGATGTTGTGGGCAAATACGCTCACAGCCATACTGACCTTATTTGCACTTGTTGGTTATGCGTTTATTTATACGTCATTTTTAAAACGTGCCACACCACAAAATATAGTTATAGGGGGATTAGCCGGTGCAATGCCTCCATTACTCGGTTGGGTGTCTGAAACAAATCAAATGGCGGCAGCCCCTTGGTTGCTGGTGATGATTATATTTACCTGGACCCCACCTCATTTTTGGGCGCTCGCCATCGCGCGTAAAAGTGATTATGAGCGGGCTAAAATCCCCATGTTACCGGTCACCCATGGTATCGATTTTTGTAAAACATGCGTGCTTGCATATTCGGTATTACTCGCCATTGTATGTGTGTTTCCTTATTTGATTGGCATGTCAGGGCTTATTTATCTAAGCGGGGCATGTCTTCTCAATATTGTATTTATATACAAAGCAATTAACTTAAAGTTTGCCGCCAAAGAAGACACTGCGATGGATTTATTTCGTTTTTCGATTATTCATTTGATGATACTATTTATCATCTTATTTATAGATAAATGGCTAGTTATATGA
- the coxB gene encoding cytochrome c oxidase subunit II has product MGKLSSSLWLILFVFSQNVLANSQYNMRKGVTDISNNVYQLHMTIFLICCVIGVIVFAIMFWALIHHRKSKGAVPAQFHESTKVEILWTAIPFVILIVMAIPATKTLIAMEDASKADLTIKITGSQWKWHYEYMGEDVEFYSMLATPQNEITNLADKNPNYLLEVDKPLVLPINQKVRFLMTSDDVIHSWWVPDFAVKKDANPGFINETWTNINEVGTYRGQCAELCGKDHGFMPVVVEAKTEEDFKTWLAEAKQAKQKAAEADAALLDQVVPKEELMALGEQVYMASCAACHQPTGLGLPGVFPALKGSPIVIGDIKGHIDILLHGKPGTAMQSFAKQLSIKQIAAVITYKRNAWGNDTGDVIQPSEIQAALDADGEAK; this is encoded by the coding sequence ATGGGTAAGCTGAGTTCTTCCTTGTGGCTTATATTGTTTGTTTTTTCGCAGAATGTGCTTGCTAATAGCCAATATAATATGCGTAAAGGCGTAACCGATATAAGTAATAATGTATACCAACTGCACATGACTATTTTTTTAATATGTTGTGTGATTGGGGTGATCGTATTTGCCATTATGTTTTGGGCACTCATTCATCATCGCAAATCTAAAGGGGCTGTCCCTGCCCAATTCCATGAAAGCACCAAAGTAGAAATACTGTGGACTGCGATCCCTTTTGTCATATTAATTGTTATGGCCATTCCTGCGACTAAAACCTTAATTGCCATGGAGGATGCCAGCAAAGCTGATCTCACCATTAAAATTACAGGCTCACAGTGGAAGTGGCATTACGAGTATATGGGGGAGGACGTTGAGTTTTATTCCATGCTAGCTACACCTCAAAATGAAATAACCAACCTTGCTGATAAAAACCCGAATTATTTACTCGAGGTCGATAAACCGCTGGTACTACCAATTAATCAAAAAGTACGTTTTTTAATGACTTCAGATGATGTTATTCACTCATGGTGGGTGCCTGACTTTGCCGTTAAAAAAGATGCAAACCCTGGGTTTATTAACGAAACATGGACCAATATTAATGAGGTTGGTACTTACCGTGGGCAGTGTGCAGAGCTTTGCGGTAAAGATCATGGTTTTATGCCTGTTGTGGTAGAAGCTAAAACAGAAGAAGACTTCAAAACGTGGTTAGCAGAGGCTAAACAAGCCAAGCAAAAAGCAGCTGAAGCAGACGCTGCGTTATTAGACCAAGTTGTACCAAAAGAAGAGCTGATGGCGCTTGGTGAGCAGGTTTATATGGCGAGCTGCGCGGCGTGCCATCAGCCAACAGGATTAGGCTTGCCGGGTGTTTTTCCGGCTCTTAAAGGCAGCCCAATAGTCATAGGTGATATCAAAGGGCATATAGATATTTTGCTCCACGGTAAACCAGGTACGGCTATGCAGTCTTTCGCAAAGCAATTATCAATCAAGCAAATAGCAGCTGTTATTACCTATAAACGCAACGCGTGGGGTAATGACACTGGTGATGTAATTCAACCGAGCGAGATACAAGCGGCACTGGATGCTGATGGGGAGGCTAAATAA
- a CDS encoding SURF1 family protein encodes MQLVVFNKQKLSSIITICLVVIVVLVCVRLGFWQLQRAEQKQQQLSAIENIQQHGVMSWAELQQLPKEWNKTGVLVSLNGYFDTNNYWLLDNQIYNGQVGYDLLALLKLSDESRFLLVNLGWVKAERSREILPNVTIPSGKFTLTAQIKEDNLSGFTLANNNTQSDLAKRIQIIDLQALSSQSNRPLVNFMAYRQGQADEIAAPHYEAVVMSPEKHYAYSVQWFLIAVACVVVAIFASRKRIDNEK; translated from the coding sequence ATGCAGTTAGTTGTATTTAACAAACAAAAGCTTAGCTCAATAATAACAATTTGCTTGGTTGTTATTGTGGTATTGGTTTGTGTGCGACTAGGGTTTTGGCAATTACAGCGAGCAGAACAAAAGCAACAGCAGCTTAGTGCCATTGAAAATATACAACAACATGGCGTAATGAGCTGGGCAGAGTTACAACAGCTGCCAAAAGAGTGGAACAAAACCGGTGTATTGGTTTCGTTAAATGGTTATTTTGACACTAATAATTATTGGTTGCTTGATAATCAAATCTATAATGGTCAGGTTGGTTACGACTTACTGGCATTATTAAAACTGTCTGATGAATCACGCTTTTTGTTAGTGAACTTAGGCTGGGTAAAAGCAGAACGTTCAAGAGAAATCCTACCAAACGTAACAATACCTAGTGGTAAATTTACGTTAACGGCACAAATTAAAGAAGATAATTTAAGTGGCTTTACCTTAGCCAATAACAATACTCAGTCGGATTTAGCCAAACGAATTCAAATCATTGATTTACAAGCATTGAGTAGCCAATCTAATCGCCCTTTAGTGAATTTTATGGCTTACCGCCAAGGTCAAGCTGATGAAATTGCTGCCCCTCATTATGAAGCCGTTGTTATGAGTCCAGAAAAACATTATGCCTACTCAGTACAGTGGTTTTTAATTGCGGTTGCCTGTGTGGTGGTCGCTATTTTTGCAAGCAGGAAGAGGATAGATAATGAAAAATAA